One Halanaerobium hydrogeniformans genomic window, ATTCCAGAGGGCTCTAAATATTGGGTTGCTTAATCTGATTACCATGATATTTTGGATCATTTCTTTACCTAAATAATGATCTATTCTAAAGATATTCTTTTCTGAGAAAATATTGCTAAGACTTTTATTTAATTGCTGGGCAGAATCTAAATCACTTCCAAATGGTTTTTCTATAACAAGTTTTGAGTCTCTGTCTTCAAAGCCCAGATTTAATAAATTAAACTTTTTAAGATTTTCAGCTATCTCAGCAAAAAAGCCGGGAGCAGTAGCAAGATAAAAAAGACGGTTATGAATTGTTTTTCCGGCTGATTTTTGTTTTAAGATTTTCTTTAAAGCTAAAAAATCAGCTTCATCTTTAAAATTAAGCTCAAAATATTCGATATTAGCAGCTAATAACTGCCAGATACGTTTATCAAGCTTGATGTTTGAACTTAGAGATTTTTTAATTTCAGCAAGATATTCCCGCTGGCTGTCATAACGCCTTCCTGTTGCAATTATGGTAAATGTTTCTGGAAGTATATCCTTTTTGAGCATATTATAAAATGCTGGCATTATCTTGTTATGAGCCAGATCTCCGGTTCCTCCAAAAAGGATAAACTGAAAATTATCTTTTATTTTTTTTTCCTGATCTACCTGTTTTAATTTTGTAATCAATTTTTTATTCATTTACAGCCACCTTCCTTAATAGTAGATTGGCTATTTTAATCAGTATTATCAACTTAACATAAATACTGTTTTAAAACTGTAAATGAATTAACTAATAACCTAATTCTTCTCCAACTAAGATTACTTTAATCCTGCCGTTCTTTCCAGAGCGCCTTGTAATCACAGTCTGACAGCAGATAGTATCTTCTTCCTGGCATTCATGACAGCGGCCTGTTTGAGAACAGGGTGTATTTTTATCTAAGCGCATCACATTTTCAGGGGCAGCTTGATTTTTTACTCTTTTTAAGGCTGCTGATTCATCGATACTTACTTTGTTCATCCCGGCAACAATAATAACATTTTTGGGACCATAAAGCAGAGCAGCCAGGCGATTTCCTGTACCATCTATATTTACAAGTTTACCATCTTGAGTAACTGCATTAGAACTCATTAAATAATAGTCTGCATTTAAAGCCTGATGATAAATATCTTCTTTTTCAGCTCTATTTTTTGCAGTTGCTCTATCGATTAAGTTCAGCTCAGCTTTTTGCAGCTGCTCAAAAATATTAATTTCTTTTAAAGTCATTGAGCCTCCCCATGATACTGAAGCATTATCCTCGATCAGGCTCATCACTTTTTCGGCTGCTTTTTCTGAACTATCACAATAATAAGCTTCCATATTCCTCTGTTTAAGACTCTTAATTAAATCTTCTGCTTTTCTTTGATAATAAATTTTTTTCGTTTCCATTATTGATCACCCTTCTTTTTAAATTTTAGTTTTATCTTTTAAAAAAATTATTTAAAATAAAAATCCTCTACCAGCGTTAATCTAATAGCACGATCTCAAATAATTTAGGCCACAATTTACCAGTAACTAAAAAACTTTCTTTTTCCTCTAAATATGCTATACCATTTAAAACATCAAGTTGATGTTCATATTGATCTTTATCTATAATATTTTCCAGATCAAGGTATGCTTTAACTTCAGCATTTTCCAGATCAATTTTAACAATATAATCTTCTAACCAGATATTTGCATACAAATACCCATCTAAGTACTGAAGCTCATTAATATTGTTTAGGGGGATATCATTAGCAGTTATAGAAATTTTTTTAACTATTTCAAAATCTTCTGGATTACGGTAATAGATATACTGGCTGCCATCACTCATGATTAAAAAATCTTGATTTGAAGTTAAACCCCAGCCTTCTCCTTGATAAGTAAACGTTTTTAGCAAATTAAAATCTAAATCATAAACGAAAGCTTTATTTTCTCGCCAGCTTAATTGATATATTTTATTAGCAAAAATTGTGATTCCCTCTCCAAAATAATTTTCATCAAGTTGAATTGATTTAATTATTTCACCACTTTGATAATCTGTTTTGCGCAGAGAAGAACTTCCATACTGACCTGTACTTTCATAAAGATATCCTTCATGAAATATTAAACCCTGGGTAAAGGCATCACTGGCATGGGGATACACAGCAATAATCTGATAATTGATTTCTTTTAGCTCAGAATTTATTTTTTCAACCGGAATAGCATTAACAACTTTCATTTGACTGGCTAAAAAAATGCTGATTAGAAAAAACATTGTTGTTATAATGCTAATTTTAATTAATTTTTTCATCTGCTTCTCCTTCAAAGAGCTATGATCAGCCTATATCAAAAATTTTGTGATTAATTATTATTTTCTTTATTGAGCTTTTAAAACCTTTATTTTAGTTATTTTAAAATATTTTGACATAAAATTCTTGATAATATATAATATAAACAATTAATAGTTGAGTTTAGTTTAGAAAAAATATAAGAGGAGAGATGAGTTGAGATGAGAACAAGAGATTTAGCACAGGCGGCTTTGTTGGTGGCAATTGCAATGATTTTGAGGACTTTAACACCCCCGTTGGTATTGGGAATGAAACCTGATGTAACCCTGGCAATGATGTTTATTATCCTGATAATTAAAAGAGATATTAAATTAGGATTTTTGGTTGCTTTGTCTACCGGGTTATTTACAGCTTTAACCACTACTTTTCCCGGGGGTCAGGTAGCAAATATTGTAGACAAATTACTTACTTTTATAATTGTATATAATTTGATACCTGTTATTACAAAGTTTGCCTCAAAAAGAATTGCCGCAGGGATTACAACTGCAGTAGGAACAATTATAAGTGGAAGCTTATTTTTGACTATTGCTTCTTTATTAGTTTCTTTACCGGCTCCATTTGTGGTTTTATTTACTACAGTGGTTTTACCGGCAGCAGTGATTAATACAGTAACAGCAGTTGTACTCTTTAGTGTGGTTAACTTTGCAATGGACATCGAATATAATCAGGCTGAAAATAAAGCCGTGTAAAAAATTAATAATTAATTTTTGGGTCCTTTTAATAAAGGGCTCTTTTTTTATAAATATAGTTGCATCTGCAACTAATCTATGTTATTATTGATTAAACAAGTTGCAGCTGCAACTAAAAAAAGAGGTGGTAATTATGCAGATAGATGCGCCAATTGGAAAATGGATTGCTAAATTATATAAACATCATGATCAATTTGTGGATAAACTATTAGAACCACTTAGTATTAATCACAGTGAAGGTAATATGCTGATTTATCTCTATAAAGATGGAGATGGGATAAGTCAGAAAACTTTGCAAGAAAACCTTGGAGTAGATAAAGCTACAGTGTCACGCTCGGTTAATAGTTTAATCCAAAAAGGCTATATTCGTAAAGAGTCTTCTCCTGAAGATGGTAGAGTGAATTTGATATATTTAACTAAAAAAGCAAAAGAGTTTGAAAAAAAGATCAAGGATATTTATCAAAAATGGTTTGATATTTTTTTAAAAGAGATTTCTGAAAAAGACACAAAAATAGTGCTTAATACTTTAAAGAAGATGTATGAAATGGTTCAGGGCACAGTTGATTAATGAATTTGGGAGGTAAAGTCATGAAAGAGATTTTAAAACATAATAAATTGATAGTTGTGGTAATTTTAGTGATGACTGTATTTTTTGCCATACAACTGCCGAAGGTAGAAATAGATAATGATATCGAGGTGTTTTTACCAGATGACCATATTTCAAAAGTTACTACTGAAGAAATAGAGGATATATTTGGTGAAAATGATGGTATAGTTACTGCAGTCAGATTTAAAGAAGGTAGTATTTTTGATTATCATAATATCAGCAGAATAGAAAATATTACCCATGATTTAGAAAATATTAAAGAAGTTGATGAGGTCACCTCATTGACAAACGTAGATTTTATCGAAGGAACAGCAGAAGGTATGCTGGTCGAAAATTTAGTAACTGAACTCCCCAGAACAGACAGAGAGAAATATCAGATTAAAGAAAACATATTAAGCTGGGATTTTTACAGAAATAATCTTTATTCAGATGATTTTCAGTCAACCCAGATTTTAATAACCCTTAATGAAGGGCTTTCAACAGAAGAAGAAAATGCTGCCTATTATAAAGTTGAAGAGATAACAGAAGAATATAATGCCCGAGATCTAGAGAGTTACATTTCTGGAGCAACAGCTATTAATGTCAGGATGGGAGATAGCATGTTAGAGGATATAAAATACTTGATCCCTTTTATTGTCCTGGTTTTAATACTTACATTATATATATTTTTCAGAAAAATATTACCTGTAATTTTGATCATGCTCAATGTATCGATAAGCAGTATCTGGGCAGTTGGCTTAATGGCCTATCTTGGGGTCAATCTGACACTTGTCTCTACGGTTATACCTGTACTCTTAATCGCAGTGGGAAGTGCATATGGAATCCATATTTTAAGCCATTATTATGATTATCTGGCAGAATATGATGGAGAGATAGATCAGGAAAAGCAGGAAGAATTAGTACTTAAAACAGTTAAGCAGTTGGGCAAACCGGTCTTTCTTGCTGCCTTAACAACTGCGGTTGGTTTTGGTTCACTTGCATCAAGTGAGATTATTCCAATTAGAACTTTTGGTATTTTTACAGCGATAGGTATTTCAACAGCTTTTATAATTTCTCTATTTTTGATACCTTCGTTGTTGATTTTAATTTTCTCATATCAAAAAGACACTTCTAAACTTGACTATCAAAAAATAGATTATTTTGAATCAACGATTTTAAAACTGCATAAATTTTATTCAAATAAAAGGATCTCAATTATAATTACCGCTTTAATCATCGTAATTGTTTCAATTATAGGTTTACCCAGGATAGTAATAGATACACCATTAATAGAAATGTTTAGAGAAAACAGTCAGATCAGACAGGCAGATGATTTTATTAATCAAAATTTTGCCGGAACAACAATCATGAATGTGATGATTGAGGGTGAAGATACTGGAAGTCTTAATCACCCTCAGATATTAAAACCAATGGCTGATATGCAAAACTATATGAGTTCATCTTTTAAAGAAGTTGGTAAGATGTCTTCAATCGCTGATTATATCAAAAGGATGAATCAAGTAATGCATTATCCAGAAGAAGAGATAGTTGAGGAAGAAACGGATTCTCAAGAAGTTGATGATGGGGCCAGCTTCTATAATCAAAGTGAGGAAGAAGATAATGATACCGGTAGTTTTTATCAGGAAAACAATGAGGCTGATACCGGCAGTTTCTATGAAGAAGAAAACTCCAGTGAAGCAGATACAGGCAGTTTCTATGAGGCAGAGACTGAGCCAGAAGAAGAAACCCCGGCTAGGGAGATAATTCCCGGTCCTGACAGGGAGCAGAATCTAAGTGAATATGAGTTTATGATGCTAATAAATAGGGCGCTGGCAAGAGCTGATAGGCTTGATATTTCTGCAGATGAGATGGTCAGACTGCTTAATCAAGAAATGAACTACCAGGCAGCAAATTATTATGAAATACCGGTTGATCTAGAAAAATATGGTGCTGAAAGAGAAGAAAATCTCCAAAATCTAATTTCTCAATATTTACTGCTTTATTCAGGTAGTCTTGATGATATGATAAATGATGATTTAGAACCAGATAAAGCTCAGATCTTAGTTCAGCTTAATGACCCCAGTACAATTGTAGCTGGAGAGGTTAGAGAGACAATTTTAAATTATGCGGATAATAATTTTCCGGATGGTTATGAAACTACAGTTTCTGGTAATGCTGTAATGGCTCAAGCGGCAAATGATTTAATTGTCAGCAGTCAAACCAGAAGTATTTTAATCTCATTTATTGTGGTATTTTTGATAGTTTCTTATTCGTTTAAGTCTTTAATTGCTGGAATTTATGGGATTATACCATTAGCCTTTGCTCTATTGATAAATTTTGCCTTGATGGGTTATACAGGTATAAAACTCGATGTGGGAACAGCTATGGTTGCTTCAATCGCAATAGGTATTGGAGTAGATTATACAATTCATTTTCTCCACAGCTATCATAAAGAGAGACTAAAAAGTGATGATCTATTTTTGGTAACACAAAATACTTTAACCTCAACAGGTAAAGCGATTATCTTTAATGCAATATCTGTGGCAGCAGGTTTTATGGTACTTCTCTTTTCGAACTTTTATCCACTTGTATATTTAGGGCTTTTAATAACAGTTACTATGTTTTCTTCTTCAATGGCTGCTTTAACAATTTTGCCATTGATGCTCAATATATTTAAACCTAAGTTTATTCAAAAATAAGTTTTGACCCAAATTAAAAGGAGGAATTAAAAATGACAAAATTATTTAGAAACTCACTAAAGATAACAGCTTTGATTTTGATGATTTTAACCGTATTTAGCTTTTCTGTATTTGCTGTTGATGGTAGAGAGGTGATGGAAAGGGTAGATGAACGTGATACCGGAGATGCCAGACATGCTCTGATGGGAATGGATTTGATTGATGAATCTGGAGATGTGAGATCCAGGGTTATAGAGACCTGGTCAAAAACAGCCGATCAGGAGCTTGATTTAGATAAAACCATAATGGTGTTCCATGAGCCCTCTTCTGTTAGAAACACCCGTTTTTTACAGGAAGAGGTTGATGGTGATGATGATAACCAGTGGATATATTTACCTGATTTAGGTAGGGTAAGAAGAATTTCTGGTTCTCAGGGTGAAGACTCTTTTATGGGTTCTGATTTTACCTATGATGATATGAAATCTAGAGAACTTGATGATTTTGAATATGAGCTTTTAGGTGAAGAAGAACTCGGTGAATATGATACCTATGTTGTAGAGGCAATTCCAATCAACCCGGAAGAAGAACAGTACAAAAAGACCATTTCCTGGGTTACTAAAGAACATTATATCCCTGTTAAAGTAGAGATGTATGATCATGATACTGGTGATTTATATAAAGAGATGACTGTAGAGCATAATATAGAAAAGATTGATGGAATCTGGACTGTTTTTTCTACAACCATGAAAGATTTAGATTCTGGCCACAGTACCCGTCTTTATGTACAGGAAAGAGACGGAGAACCTCTGATAGAATATAATGTAGATATAAGTGATCAGAGATTTACTCAGCAGTTTTTAAGAACAGGTCGGTAAACTTAGATTGAAATAAAATTTGCTTTAAGATAGTTAAGTCCAAGGAGGGTCAAAAAAATGCTAAAAAAAGATAAAATGATACTGCTATTACTGCTGATTTTTGTGCTAAGCTTTTCTTTTTCCACAGCAGCTTTTGGAGGTGGATTTTATACTCAGGATACTCAGGTAACATTGGAAGGAGATATTTATCCAGAATTTAGAATCTTTAGTGATAGTGGTGATATAGAGGAAAACTTAAGGGGTAAGCTGGATATTGCTTATCCTGGATCAACCCATGAATTTAATGTACTGCTCAATTACCAAATAGGTGCTGCAGAAGAGATAGATTTTGCTGAAGCATATTACAGGTATTATGGAGAACAGTATGAAATATTGATCGGAAAAAACAGATTGGTCTGGGGTGAAGGTGATCAGGTCCATGTAGTTGATCATATTAATCCAGAGGATTTAAGTGACTTTATTAATCCTGATTATTTAGATAGGCAGGTTGGTGAAGAAATGATTAAAATTGACCGCTATTTTAGAGGTGGTAATGCCAATTTAGAGTTCGTCTATACTCCTGATTTTAATGGTAATCGGCTGGCAAATGATCCTGACAGTCCTTTAGGCAATTGGATTATCAATCCTTTTGCAGCAGAAATAACTTTTGCAGAGATATTAGATAATACTGCTTACAGGAGTGAAAAGGAAATACTAGATAGGGTGGAATCCTCAATTCAGGATGAAGACCATCAGTTTGCCCTTCGCTTTACAGATAGCCGTGGTGGAACAGATTATGGTTTCAGTTATTATAAAGGTTATTTAAGAGAGCCAAGTTATGATAAGGCTGCTATTAATAGACTTAGAACTGCTTTGGATCAAAATGGTTTTGATCAAAGTGAATTTGAGGCAGAACTTGATGCGGCTGACATCCACTATGATGAGGTAGATGCATTTGGTTTTGAGATGGCCAGGGTTATCGGTGATATTAACAGTCGTTTTGAGTTAGCCTATTTAAGAACAGATGACAGCTCTGGTGATGATCCTCTAACCAGAAATAATCGAATAGGCTGGGTAGTCGGTGGAGACAGAAATCTTCCTTATAATAATCTGAATTTAAATATTCAGTTTACCGGTGAAAAAATACTTGATGATGATGCAATCGGAAATAATGAACTGCATATAGATTATGATGAAGATGGTGACTATACAACCCACCGGGCCATAGTTAAGCTTGAAGACAGCTATCAGAATGAAAGGATAATTCCCCAGTTAACCTGGATCTATAACTTCAATGATAATGACTACAGTTTAGAAGCAGCTGTTGATTATGAACTACAGCAGGATCTAGAACTGCAGTTATCTCATAAGATCTTTAGGGGAGATGAAGATACTACCTTTGGCCAATTTGAAGACAATGATTTTACTTCAATTGCTTTAAAATATAGTTTTTAAACAGCTTTTTTAAAAAGCAATATATTTGGCTGATATTAGCTGGCTAAAAAAATAATTATGGGCCATAATAAAATAACTCTCCTGTAATTGTAAAATAGTTGACAATTATATAGTGAATAGTTATAATAGTTTTGTGAACTTTTTTTTAAAAATTATAAATAAAGTTGAATAGCAGGAGGTGAACTACTTAATATGGCTCATGTAATTAATGATGATTGCATTCTTTGCGGTGCCTGTGCACCTGAATGTCCTGTTGACTGTATTAGCGAAGGTGATACTAAATACGAAATTGATGCTGACGAATGTATCGATTGTGCAGCATGTGTATCTGTTTGTCCTGTCGATGCTATTAGTCAAGCTTAAACCATTTTTAGAAGCCGGAGTATTTGCTCCGGTCTTTTTCTTTATTAGATATTGAATTTATCTTTAAATAATGGAGTGGTAATTTTTGGGAGCAATAATTAAAGCAGGATTTGATTATTTTTTAGAGAATTGTTAATAATGTAGAGAAAAAAATTGAAAAAATATAAATTAGTACGGATTTTAAATAAGGAGATGAAGCTTGAATGCAGGAATTAAAAAAGGTTGATCCTGAAATTGCAGCAATAATTTCAGAAGAGGATAAAAGGCAGGTTCAAAATATTGAACTTATTGCCTCGGAAAATTTTGTTAGTTCAGCTGTTATGGAAGCAGCTGGGTCAGTTTTAACAAACAAGTATGCAGAAGGTTATCCCGGGAAAAGATATTATGGTGGCTGTGAAGTAATCGATAAGGCAGAAGAACTAGCAATAGAGCGAGCTAAAGAATTATTTAATGCAGAACATGCAAATGTGCAACCACATTCTGGCTCACAGGCAAATCAGGCAGTTTATTTTGCCCATGTACCTCTAGGTGGTACGATTTTGGCGATGGACCTCACCCATGGCGGACATTTAACCCATGGTAGCCCGGTTAATATGTCAGGTGAATACTATAATTTCGTTCATTATGGTGTTACTAAAGATAAGGAAATTATAGATTACGAACAGGTAAGAACACTGGCCAAAGAACATAAGCCGGATATGATAGTTGCAGGAGCAAGTGCCTATTCGAAGGTAATTAACTTTAATGCTTTTAGAGAAATAGCTGATGAAGTTGGTGCATTATTTACAGTAGATATGGCCCATATTGCAGGGCTTGTTGCAGCAGATCTGCATCCTAACCCTGTTCCGGTGGCTGACTTTGTTACAACTACAACCCATAAGACCTTAAGAGGAACCAGAGGTGGAATGATCCTCTGTAAAAAAGAATATGCAAAATCAATCGATAAAGCTATATTTCCTGGTCTGCAGGGTGGCCCTCTGATGCATATTATTGCAGCTAAGGCAGTTTCTTTTAAAGAAGCATTAACAGATGATTTTATAAAATATCAACAGCAGATCATTAATAATGCCAGAGTACTTGCTGAAGAAATAAGCAGTTATGGAATGAGAATTGTTTCCGGAGGAACCGAAAATCATATGATGTTGGTAGATTTAACTAATATGGAAATCACCGGCAAAGAAGCAGAAGAGGCTTTAGATAAAGTCGGTATAACTGTTAATAAAAATACAATTCCATTTGAAACTAGAAGTCCTTTTGTTACAAGTGGAATTAGAATTGGAACCCCAGCAGTTACAAGCCAGGGAATGAAAGAAAAAGATATGAAAAAAGTAGCAGAATATATTTTTGAGGCACTAAAAAATATTAAAGATGAAGAAAAATTAAAAGAGATGAAAAAAGAAGTACATGCTTTCTCAGCTCAATTTAAAATGAACTAAAAAGCAAAAAAATTCAATCTCTAATGAGCCGGGGAGACCCGGCTATTTTTATAATAGAAGGTGGTAAAAATGAATATAAAATTAATATCTTTTGATTTAGATGGAACCCTTTTAAATGATCAGCATCAGCTACATGAAAAAACTATTGAAGCTGTTCAGGCAATCCGCCAAAAGGGGATAAAAACTTTAATTGCTACAGGTAGAATGTATATTTCTGCTAAACCATATGTAAATTCTTTAGAAATGAAAGACCCGGTTATTACCTATAATGGTGCTTTAGTGATGAATCCGCTTTTAGATCAAGAAATTTATCACTCCCCAATCCCCTTAGATATTGCCAAAGATATCAGCAAAAGGTTAAAAGAAGGGAATTATTATTTACAGACTTTTCTCGATGACACACTTTATGTTGCTGAAAAAAATGATTTCACCCTTAAATATGAAAATATTGCCGGGGTAGAAGCTCAGGTTGTAGGTGATCTGACGGAGTTCATGGATAAAGGACCCACTAAAATGTTGATTATTGAAGAAGATGAAAGTGTTCAAATAGAAATTCAAAATTTTCTTTTAGATAATTTTTCTGATGAAATTGAAATTACTTCTTCTTATCCTTCTTTTCTTGAAATAACTAAAAAAGGTATTTCTAAAGCAGTTCCTTTAAAAAAATATGCTGAAGAAAACAACTTAAAAAAAGAAGAAATAATGGCTTTTGGAGATGGATTAAATGATTTAAAAATGATAGAGTGGGCTGGACAGGGAATAGCAATGGAAAATGCTCATCCTGGGTTAAGAGAAGCAGCTGATGATATTGCTCAAAATAATAATCAGCTCGGTGTAGCCAGATATTTAAATGATAAATTTGATTTAGCTTTAGAGATAGAAGCAGAAGTTGAGAAAGAAAAAAACTAAAATTGCTGTTATTCTAAAATAGAAGCTAAATATGTTATAATTAAATTAAGTTTAAAGTTTTCTCAGGAGGGGTTTTTATTGGAAATATTCTCTGTCTTAAAATATACTTTCAAAAAGTTTTATGAACACCTATTTAAACTTTTTATTTTAGGAATGAGCTGGTTTATATTAACTTTACTGCTGTTACTGGTGGTTATAATTTCTATTACAACTGGCTGGTATATTATTTTGCCTATACCACTGCTTTTATTAGGCCCTCTGTTTTTAACTGCTCTTTATGGGGTTAATCAACTTTTAGAATATCGAGAGTATTCTTTAAAGGTGTTATTAAGTTATTTTAAAAATAATTTTTGGCGGGGATTTTTAGCCTGTATTTTTAGTATAGTTATTTATCTGATCCTATTATTTGATATACGCTTTTTTATTCTGCAGGGCCAACATAATACCTGGTTTTTAGCTTTCGCCTTTTTATTTGGCTATTTGTTAATTTATTTTTCTATTTATGAGGCTTATTTATGGGGTATGTTAGTTATTCAGCCTGAAAAAAGTCTTAAAGATATTTTTAAAAATGCAATTGTATTAAGCCTTGACAATATTGTTTTTTCTTTGGTCTGGTTTTTAGCATTATTTTCAATTTCATTTTTATTATTAATGATCGGAATCGGACTGCCGACAGCTTTTATCGGTATTATCGGGACTTTGATTTTAAAAGGCAATAAAGAAATGCTGGCAAAATATTAATTTTAGTTAATCTGAGGGGGATTTGGGGATGAAAGAATATTATCTTGGTCTAGATTTAGGTGGCACAAAAATATTAACCGGTTTAGCTGATAAAAATGGCAAAATTTTAGCCCGTTCACGTAAAGATACTGAGGCAAAATATGGTGAAGAAAAAATTATAGCCAATATGGTTGAGAGTATAGAAGATGTTTTAGCAAAAACAGAACTTAAAGCAGAAGATATCAAATGTCTTGGCATCGGAAGCCCTGGTCCTTTAGATGCTAAAAAAGGAATAATTATAGAGAATTCTAATTTGCCCTGGAAAAATGTTGCTATTGTTGACAGAATTGAAAAAGAAGTTGGAATTAAAACTTTGTTAAAAAATGATGCTAATGCTGCAGCTTTAGGTGAAAAATGGTTTGGAGCAGGTAGAAAAGTAAAAAATTTAGTTTATATTACCATTTCAACCGGTGTTGGTGGAGGAGCTATAATCAATCAGGAATTATTTACTGGAGTTAATGATAATGCCTGTGAAATCGGTCATACCGTAATTGATCCAGATGGGCCTCTCTGTGGATGTGGCAATCATGGCTGTTTAGAAGCTTTTGCTTCTGGAACTGCGATAGGCCGGATGGCTCAGGAGGCAACAGCTGAGGGTAAAAGCAAAAAAATGCTTGATCTGGCAGATAATATTATAGAAGATGTTGATGCTGTTATCTGTGCTCAAGCTGCTTATCAGGGTGATCAGATAGCAAAAGACATCTTTGCTATAGCAGGATTTTATCTTGGGATTGGCCTGGCTAATTTGATAAATATCTTTAATACAGAAATGATAATCTTAGGAGGCGGAGTTATGAAGGCATCTGATCTTTTTTTAGATAAAGCTTTAGAGTTGATGCGGGAAAATGCCCTGGCAGGACCACTAGAAATCGTTGAGATAAGGGAAGCTGAACTTGGTTCTGATATTGGTTTAATGGGAGCTATTGCAGTTGCAATGGAAGACAGGTTGATAAAAAATGGCTGAAGAAGCACACGTACTTGTATTAGATATTTTTAATCGTTTTGATCTTGAAATCAAGGCAGGCCGAAGTGGTATTAAAAATAAAATTACTGTTAGTGATATAAAAAGGCCGGGTATAGAATTAGCAGGTTTTTGGGAGCATTTTTATCCAGAGAGAATTAATTTGATAGGTACAACTGAACTTTCTTTCTTAAGAGGCTTAGATGAAAATGTCTTTATAGAAAGGATAGATGAATATGTTTCTTATGATCCGGTTTGTATTATTGTTGCAAGGGGAGAAGAAATACCAAAATATCTGCTTAAAAGAGCTGAAGATAAAGGAATACCCATTTTGTCAACTAAGATTACTACCACTAGATTTAGCAGTATGCTTTTAAATTATTTAGAAGAAAAGCTGGCTCCTTTAACCGTTATCCATGGAGTTTTAGTAGATATTTATGGAATAGGGGTTTTGATTAAAGGAGAAAGTGGAATCGGTAAAAGTGAAACAGCAATCGAATTGGTTAAACGTGGACATCGCCTGGTAGCAGATGATATAATTGAAATTAAAAAGATTGGAGAACTGCGTTTATCGGGTAGTGCTCCTGAAAATGCCCGCTATTTTTTAGAAATGAGGGGAATAGGAATAATCAATGTTAAAACCCTTTTTGGGGCTGGAGCTGTTAAACATGATTCACCAATAAATCTGGCAGTTCGGCTTGAAAAATGGGTGG contains:
- a CDS encoding DUF1302 family protein, producing MLKKDKMILLLLLIFVLSFSFSTAAFGGGFYTQDTQVTLEGDIYPEFRIFSDSGDIEENLRGKLDIAYPGSTHEFNVLLNYQIGAAEEIDFAEAYYRYYGEQYEILIGKNRLVWGEGDQVHVVDHINPEDLSDFINPDYLDRQVGEEMIKIDRYFRGGNANLEFVYTPDFNGNRLANDPDSPLGNWIINPFAAEITFAEILDNTAYRSEKEILDRVESSIQDEDHQFALRFTDSRGGTDYGFSYYKGYLREPSYDKAAINRLRTALDQNGFDQSEFEAELDAADIHYDEVDAFGFEMARVIGDINSRFELAYLRTDDSSGDDPLTRNNRIGWVVGGDRNLPYNNLNLNIQFTGEKILDDDAIGNNELHIDYDEDGDYTTHRAIVKLEDSYQNERIIPQLTWIYNFNDNDYSLEAAVDYELQQDLELQLSHKIFRGDEDTTFGQFEDNDFTSIALKYSF
- a CDS encoding DUF362 domain-containing protein, yielding MAHVINDDCILCGACAPECPVDCISEGDTKYEIDADECIDCAACVSVCPVDAISQA
- the glyA gene encoding serine hydroxymethyltransferase, which codes for MQELKKVDPEIAAIISEEDKRQVQNIELIASENFVSSAVMEAAGSVLTNKYAEGYPGKRYYGGCEVIDKAEELAIERAKELFNAEHANVQPHSGSQANQAVYFAHVPLGGTILAMDLTHGGHLTHGSPVNMSGEYYNFVHYGVTKDKEIIDYEQVRTLAKEHKPDMIVAGASAYSKVINFNAFREIADEVGALFTVDMAHIAGLVAADLHPNPVPVADFVTTTTHKTLRGTRGGMILCKKEYAKSIDKAIFPGLQGGPLMHIIAAKAVSFKEALTDDFIKYQQQIINNARVLAEEISSYGMRIVSGGTENHMMLVDLTNMEITGKEAEEALDKVGITVNKNTIPFETRSPFVTSGIRIGTPAVTSQGMKEKDMKKVAEYIFEALKNIKDEEKLKEMKKEVHAFSAQFKMN
- a CDS encoding Cof-type HAD-IIB family hydrolase; translation: MNIKLISFDLDGTLLNDQHQLHEKTIEAVQAIRQKGIKTLIATGRMYISAKPYVNSLEMKDPVITYNGALVMNPLLDQEIYHSPIPLDIAKDISKRLKEGNYYLQTFLDDTLYVAEKNDFTLKYENIAGVEAQVVGDLTEFMDKGPTKMLIIEEDESVQIEIQNFLLDNFSDEIEITSSYPSFLEITKKGISKAVPLKKYAEENNLKKEEIMAFGDGLNDLKMIEWAGQGIAMENAHPGLREAADDIAQNNNQLGVARYLNDKFDLALEIEAEVEKEKN
- a CDS encoding ROK family protein, yielding MKEYYLGLDLGGTKILTGLADKNGKILARSRKDTEAKYGEEKIIANMVESIEDVLAKTELKAEDIKCLGIGSPGPLDAKKGIIIENSNLPWKNVAIVDRIEKEVGIKTLLKNDANAAALGEKWFGAGRKVKNLVYITISTGVGGGAIINQELFTGVNDNACEIGHTVIDPDGPLCGCGNHGCLEAFASGTAIGRMAQEATAEGKSKKMLDLADNIIEDVDAVICAQAAYQGDQIAKDIFAIAGFYLGIGLANLINIFNTEMIILGGGVMKASDLFLDKALELMRENALAGPLEIVEIREAELGSDIGLMGAIAVAMEDRLIKNG
- the hprK gene encoding HPr(Ser) kinase/phosphatase, yielding MAEEAHVLVLDIFNRFDLEIKAGRSGIKNKITVSDIKRPGIELAGFWEHFYPERINLIGTTELSFLRGLDENVFIERIDEYVSYDPVCIIVARGEEIPKYLLKRAEDKGIPILSTKITTTRFSSMLLNYLEEKLAPLTVIHGVLVDIYGIGVLIKGESGIGKSETAIELVKRGHRLVADDIIEIKKIGELRLSGSAPENARYFLEMRGIGIINVKTLFGAGAVKHDSPINLAVRLEKWVEGYDYERLGLDDHKTEIMGLEIDEIVIPVKPGRNLALVLEVAAMNYRMKTMGYNAAVDFTENIMKK